NNNNNNNNNNNNNNNNNNNNNNNNNNNNNNNNNNNNNNNNNNNNNNNNNNNNNNNNNNNNNNNNNNNNNNNNNNNNNNNNNNNNNNNNNNNNNNNNNNNNNNNNNNNNNNNNNNNNNNNNNNNNNNNNNNNNNNNNNNNNNNNNNNNNNNNNNNNNNNNNNNNNNNNNNNNNNNNNNNNNNNNNNNNNNNNNNNNNNNNNNNNNNNNNNNNNNNNNNNNNNNNNNNNNNNNNNNNNNNNNNNNNNNNNNNNNNNNNNNNNNNNNNNNNNNNNNNNNNNNNNNNNNNNNNNNNNNNNNNNNNNNNNNNNNNNNNNNNNNNNNNNNNNNNNNNNNNNNNNNNNNNNNNNNNNNNNNNNNNNNNNNNNNNNNNNNNNNNNNNNNNNNNNNNNNNNNNNNNNNNNNNNNNNNNNNNNNNNNNNNNNNNNNNNNNNNNNNNNNNNNNNNNNNNNNNNNNNNNNNNNNNNNNNNNNNNNNNNNNNNNNNNNNNNNNNNNNNNNNNNNNNNNNNNNNNNNNNNNNNNNNNNNNNNNNNNNNNNNNNNNNNNNNNNNNNNNNNNNNNNNNNNNNNNNNNNNNNNNNNNNNNNNNNNNNNNNNNNNNNNNNNNNNNNNNNNNNNNNNNNNNNNNNNNNNNNNNNNNNNNNNNNNNNNNNNNNNNNNNNNNNNNNNNNNNNNNNNNNNNNNNNNNNNNNNNNNNNNNNNNNNNNNNNNNNNNNNNNNNNNNNNNNNNNNNNNNNNNNNNNNNNNNNNNNNNNNNNNNNNNNNNNNNNNNNNNNNNNNNNNNNNNNNNNNNNNNNNNNNNNNNNNNNNNNNNNNNNNNNNNNNNNNNNNNNNNNNNNNNNNNNNNNNNNNNNNNNNNNNNNNNNNNNNNNNNNNNNNNNNNNNNNNNNNNNNNNNNNNNNNNNNNNNNNNNNNNNNNNNNNNNNNNNNNNNNNNNNNNNNNNNNNNNNNNNNNNNNNNNNNNNNNNNNNNNNNNNNNNNNNNNNNNNNNNNNNNNNNNNNNNNNNNNNNNNNNNNNNNNNNNNNNNNNNNNNNNNNNNNNNNNNNNNNNNNNNNNNNNNNNNNNNNNNNNNNNNNNNNNNNNNNNNNNNNNNNNNNNNNNNNNNNNNNNNNNNNNNNNNNNNNNNNNNNNNNNNNNNNNNNNNNNNNNNNNNNNNNNNNNNNNNNNNNNNNNNNNNNNNNNNNNNNNNNNNNNNNNNNNNNNNNNNNNNNNNNNNNNNNNNNNNNNNNNNNNNNNNNNNNNNNNNNNNNNNNNNNNNNNNNNNNNNNNNNNNNNNNNNaaacaggaatgaaacaagacaatcacaaatcataaacaagagttctggggatgaactcgagcagcactcgaccgagtgtaggtcgagtgagtggtcgagctagacaaatccgggaaaacagagcaatgcaataaaaacagagtaaagcaAACACAGATCAAACAGCAAGCAAATAACAAGATtgagactttaaaatcaataaacaaagtaggttcctgaggatggattcatgggataaactaatcattgtggtaatctaacttgatcaacaaatctcaagcaatgctatgagctaacctctagacatattaatctaagacaagtctctcccactctcatggtcaagagacaatcaaactcatgcaatCCTAGACTTGCTCTCACAatgaaaagaatctacacaagcaggcattaagcaatacatctcaaaccaaacaagatctctaatctcttagcaagcctaatggtaagctctagatttagccttatctatgcttcttaaataGAACTAAAATATGCAGAATAGGCTTACCTCATTATCGAATTCATAAGAGAGTTTAGTGAATTTGGGATGACTGTTTCACGGATCTTCCCATGAAGATGAGTCATGTGCGGTTcttcatttgatttttaatgGTTTTGAGAATCGAAAAGAAATTCCAATTACATATATTGCTGCCGATAAGAGATGGCTTCTTCAATCATAACTAAGAAGATGTCGTCTACAGTTctttcttttagggttttagtttttaaaaaaatatatccacAAAAAAGTATTACTTTATTACATTTAAATTATCTAGACCTTATTTTACAATGGAGTATAAAATCAAACCCAATGTGTGGTGATAGATTTAATACATTTGGCCCATTTGGCTCAAGTTATTGTTAGCTTTCATTTTTTGGAATATTCATTATAGTGCCATATAATTAACTTGGAATTCCATAAAAATATTACTtccaaaatacataattatattttacttcattcttaaaatatgttatgatatatatatatatatatatacataaatgttACACAACTTTTTCTACCAAAACCAAATATAGATCTATTCCAAACTAAGAAAATACATATTTGCAACCAAAATTAAATCTGTAtgaatttatatacataaagcACACTACATTATGTTACTTAATCCTTTATTCACAAAGTAAACTATTTCACATACTAGATGTAACACATTATTCACTTAAATGctttattttttacaatatattatgtatttacTCCGTAAAACTATAAATAGTGATCACAattatatctattaaattatgtttgtaaataatatatagacaTTTGTAAATTGGATAGACTACATAAAATAGGTATatgttctattatattaataaagCAGGTATTATAGTTGAGTAATAGTTCAGAGGTAACAGATTAAGTAACAGACATGTAttaaatattgagaatttgttagataTTCCCCTTTTGAGAtacctttttttgttcaaaaataccTATTTGAAACAATTTAATATTTGCCCTCTTATACACAactacaatatgttaaattaatttttagactttttttaaagtttgggttctctattttacatttagggtgtAGTTTTAAAGGGTAGAGTTTAGTTTTggggtttaggttttagaatttagttattttgtatattaaaaagatttattttttaaacatgaaatgtatttttgaaaaatgcaaagagaaataggtatttttaaaaatgccctttaaatatttgatattagATCCTTAGGCATGAAAAATAGAATCAAAATATTTACTCTACCTTCAAATGTGTCTAATATAGATAACATGTATTATTGCTTGCTCCTAAATTACTACACCTACAAATTTACTACATCAGTATAAATTGACACATTTACTCTGCTAATACAACcacttaaaaagtttttaaattttgactATATTAATATGAACCAAATTAattgatttacaaaaaaaagattcaaattgATTATACAAATTaagtttattataaattttaacattGAATAAACtgaaagattaatatatattttaaattcaataaattaaaatcgtcccgcggtgtaccgcgggttcaaacctaatatttaattaagatgatatacttaattaagatttttaatccaAGTGACGATACAAATtcataaacaagaacaacataTCATTGCTTCCTTCCGTCCAAATTACTGATTACTTCATTCaactttttggattttttcCTAAAGAGCTGATGAAAGGATTGATCTTAATCTTGTGTGGTTCACATGGCAATCTAACAAATCTGAGATTTAGCAAATTTCAACATAAACGAAAATCAGAAATTGTGGTCACATgaactaaaaaaatgaaataaaaatttcacaaatatctgtacaaaaattgtttattctCTTTGAAGAATGTTAGTTATTCTTGctctattttcatatttttggcttcatatcatttattttgttcacATCTATCATTTACAGTAGTTTGTTGTCtgttattttttagattttcttatatctttACCAATACTTTgtttttagacaaaaaaaaaaaattgggaagagGAGTTTGATCATtagatcaaattaaaacttgagATCATACATGTTATGCTTCCATATTAGATGTTGATGTGAGTTTGTGACAAGGTGGATACATTTATATAGAATTTGAATATACCTAATTACTATAATATAATCAATTAACATAAATACCAATATATATTCACATTTTATCATTAAGGAACCAGATCCCCAAACAATAGTACAACCCTCCAACCAATACAGAACCAGTATTGTTGGAAATTGAGATCATGGCATCCTTGTCATCAAGGTGTTTGATGTAAGAGAAGCCACAATGCCTTTTGAATAGCAATTTCTTCCTCACTGTTGTTTTGGCTCTCTGTGATGAAGATGCAGCAGTTGTGAATCCATTGCCACAAAGCTTTGATCTTGAAGAGAAGTAGAACAGTGCTTTGAGTAGAAGAAATAGCAACCAAATGCTTCCTTATAGCTTCAAGTAGATGATTTGCAACACTCTCCCTGTTTGGCTTCAATGATCTTGCAAgtctctcaaatttttttttgttttggagttcTGGCCACCGTAGTTGAAGGAGTTTTCGTTGGACGGCGAGATAGAGGCGGTGGTAATTTGCCCTGAGATAGAAAacgcacaaaaacaaaaatttcaccgtctcaataaaattatccaaaattttccttttctaaagaaaatatattctatGGCCAAAGCATATTTGCATTCACACACATaacttatataattatatcagCCCACCAACCCACAACAAAGATATGATAACTATCTTATACTCAACAATCAATAAATCAAATACATTCAGATTTTGTGGGTCAAATGTATATCCCCACACATTTACATTCTCAATCGATCTATAATAAATACTACTCTTTTTTTAGTATTCACTAGGTATTAGTCCACGCAATGCCTGGTTGCATGCATAATGGTtttatcaaaccaaaccaaaccaaatataaaccgatctgaacacaaaccaaaccaaactaaattaatttcGGTTGAGTTTAGTTAGAGTTTTACCAAAACCGaatgaaccgaaccgaaccgaattcaAACGTAAACCGAAATGCCCACCCCTAGTTGCATGCATaatggtttttaattattatatttatgaatatttataaaaacaatattttgttcctttttctgttaacaataacataatcaaataatagaTTTTTTCTTAAGTTTGTATCATAGTAAAattgtatcaaacaaaattatcaaaaagttCAGTAACTATGTATTAAAATATCATGTATAaatattcctcatttcaaagtttaaagaaatataaatagaagatatatatatatatatatatatatatatataactataaatatagctaacaaaaataaaatcaaatatgaaaatttagcCAAAGACATTTTATCTTGAAAGACAAATTAGGtaagtaagattaatatattgacccaaaaagaattaatatatgtgtcttcttttcctaatactatattttaaaatttattgtagtatttttagattgttttattaatttatattttcatctttgaattatttggaattCATATATTAcaatgcttataattttctattgtgttttttttttttgtaaatactcacttctatataaacatagatcgtctcatatttaaataatttattcaaaaatactgctttcaactttgtttaattgggaaatttttttttaataggaaggtaaatttttcttatttttttaaaccaaaattttctcctattttctcctttttcagttgggaataggtaagtaaaattaatatattgatccaaaaaaaattaatatatgtgtcttcttttcctaatactatattttaaaatttattgtagtatttttagattgttttatttaacttatattttcatttttaaattatttgggattcatatattacaatgcttataattttctattgtttttttaattatgtcaaattaatttacttctaatttctcaaccttgattggttggtcataaattcttctttttttgcaaacataattgttaccattattcattcaatcctaGAGGGAGATAACgggtagaagctcatcaacctaatggatagataaaataggctaatcaatcacaagcttacaacaaacatagatagatagattagaaaaacataaagtgttgttgatagatccataggagctcaaagattGTGACATCCTGGTTTGCggaaaagtttaaaagaattgatttggtcacataTTTCACCAAAATACCCTTAttttttgtgacgttagaaaaatgttttactTTCATAGGTTGTtagagcaagccattttgagatagcaaaaagacgtgaacatgttctctccacacaggaggagggcagagctgaggttctctctatggtggagaaggttggacacaaggttatctctccaaggaaagaaggtggaggaggttggacacaaatttatctccccaagggaggaatgcggagccaaggttctctcagATTCtttccataagggatgaggacGGAgtcgaggttttctccatggtggtcatacattattgcgatgatacatcattgattagtatattatgtaatatgttttttattcaaaatgttttttgagccaacaattttagtaagaagtgaaagtaaaatagttggcttaatgtgttcatatagactttttctaggtggtgataaagaatatatttgtaatataaagtatattttgatgtaaaaaatcaatacttttaacagtaacatacataaaagatttgtaaatggatgtaaatcagtgtattataaccaaaaaagaaaatttaaatacgtacaacaaattttaatagatttttgttaaatttaatttaatttataaaatttaaacccgtACATCGGGTGGATCCTcatctagttatatataaatttgttgttatggatttgtaattattatatatgaataaaaaaagaaaaaaagcaattaatgcaaatcaaccaataagaagaaaccaaaactttacttttatatatatatgatttttccGATACCTAATCAACCAGCAATCTTCAATATTACTAAATTTACTCAGAGAGAGAGGTTGAGTTTACTGGTTTCTTACCTTCCCAATTGATTTTGATCCCCAAACTCTCATCATATTTTTTGGATTGTTAGGGTTTGCTCCTGCTTagttccttttttcttcttctttttgacctAGTAAGATGATGACACTGGAAAGAAAAAAGCTCTcttcgattcttttttttttttttttttttttNNNNNNNNNNNNNNNNNNNNNNNNNNNNNNNNNNNNNNNNNNNNNNNNNNNNNNNNNNNNNNNNNNNNNNNNNNNNNNNNNNNNNNNNNNNNNNNNNNNNNNNNNNNNNNNNNNNNNNNNNNNNNNNNNNNNNNNNNNNNNNNNNNNNNNNNNNNNNNNNNNNNNNNNNNNNNNNNNNNNNNNNNNNNNNNNNNNNNNNNNNNNNNNNNNNNNNNNNNNNNNNNNNNNNNNNNNNNNNNNNNNNNNNNNNNNNNNNNNNNNNNNNNNNNNNNNNNNNNNNNNNNNNNNNNNNNNNNNNNNNNNNNNNNNNNNNNNNNNNNNNNNNNNNNNNNNNNNNNNNNNNNNNNNNNNNNNNNNNNNNNNNNNNNNNNNNNNNNNNNNNNNNNNNNNNNNNNNNNNNNNNNNNNNNNNNNNNNNNNNNNNNNNNNNNNNNNNNNNNNNNNNNNNNNNNNNNNNNNNNNNNNNNNNNNNNNNNNNNNNNNNNNNNNNNNNNNNNNNNNNNNNNNNNNNNNNNNNNNNNNNNNNNNNNNNNNNNNNNNNNNNNNNNNNNNNNNNNNNNNNNNNNNNNNNNNNNNNNNNNNNNNNNNNNNNNNNNNNNNNNNNNNNNNNNNNNNNNNNNNNNNNNNNNNNNNNNNNNNNNNNNNNNNNNNNNNNNNNNNNNNNNNNNNNNNNNNNNNNNNNNATATCCCATGTAACTTTTCTGGTTATGAATGATCAATGTTTGTCTAGCTAACTTTTGTATTTTCACTGGGAAAAGGTCAGACCAGACAAGGAGCTAGAAAGTGAAAGTACCTTTGATTGGTATCAAATAGAGTGATACATTTTTTGTTGGTAAACAATGTCAGAACATTAATGTAGGCATGTATAAGGTCCAGATTTTAGTTGTAATATCTCAGTgagttaccattcaagattgGTGGAAAACCTCAATAAAGCATACCAAAATTATATGGGCTTTAATCAatattttgattcttgattaaACAGAGAACGAAAAAATATGCCTTGAAACATTTAACTTCTTGTAAGGTCTTAAATTATCTTACACGGCAAATACAAGTCACAACTTTGTTCTTCTTAATTCTTCATCATTACACGCCACACCACACAGAACTTCCAAGTTTCTGGAAATAAGTTAAAACAGATAAAATTTTCATTCAACAATCATTTACCTTGCTCGAGGAAACATTCCCGAATCAAAACTCATCATCGCCGGCTCTGTAACACTACTAGCAGCGGAACCATCACCTGTTCTTGCTCTGCTTACACTCTCCTTCAGCTCAGCCACTACTTGACTCATAGTTGGTCTATTCTTGGAACTAGAAGATGCACAAGCCATTGCTACTTCAGTGATCTTCCATGCCGAACCANATATCCCATGTAACTTTTCTGGTTATGAATGATCAATGTTTGTCTAGCTAACTTTTGTATTTTCACTGGGAAAAGGTCAGACCAGACAAGGAGCTAGAAAGTGAAAGTACCTTTGATTGGTATCAAATAGAGTGATACATTTTTTGTTGGTAAACAATGTCAGAACATTAATGTAGGCATGTATAAGGTCCAGATTTTAGTTGTAATATCTCAGTgagttaccattcaagattgGTGGAAAACCTCAATAAAGCATACCAAAATTATATGGGCTTTAATCAatattttgattcttgattaaACAGAGAACGAAAAAATATGCCTTGAAACATTTAACTTCTTGTAAGGTCTTAAATTATCTTACACGGCAAATACAAGTCACAACTTTGTTCTTCTTAATTCTTCATCATTACACGCCACACCACACAGAACTTCCAAGTTTCTGGAAATAAGTTAAAACAGATAAAATTTTCATTCAACAATCATTTACCTTGCTCGAGGAAACATTCCCGAATCAAAACTCATCATCGCCGGCTCTGTAACACTACTAGCAGCGGAACCATCACCTGTTCTTGCTCTGCTTACACTCTCCTTCAGCTCAGCCACTACTTGACTCATAGTTGGTCTATTCTTGGAACTAGAAGATGCACAAGCCATTGCTACTTCAGTGATCTTCCATGCCGAACCAGCATCAAACCTCTCTCCTAGCTTTGGATCCATAATGCCTCTGATATCTCCTGTCGACAGCAGCAACTCCACCCGGTCAGTTATATGTACGTTCTCTGATGTTGCTTTTGAACGTGCAATCACTGGTTGGCCAGTGACAACCTCTAAAAGAACCACCCCGAAGCTGTAAACATCACTCTTCTCGCTTAATTTCTGTGTCGAATGGTACCTTCATTTTGTAAAGTAATTCCTCAGAAACCATAACGACTAATATTAAAAGACAATGCATGGAAGAAGCTTTTTACTTACTCGGGATCAAGATAACCGATAGTTCCAGCAACAGCGGTTGTATCCTGGTTATTACCGTCCAGTGCGACACTTCTAGATAACCCAAAGTCAGCAATCTTAGCCTGGAGCTTCTCGTTAATTAGAATGTTAGCTGGCTTCACATCTCTTTGCACAATGGGAGGCTTGCAGCCATTGTGGAGATACTCAAGCCCTGATTTTTAGACAAACATTATGAATAACTTCACTAGATTTTACTTTATCTCTTTAGTTTAGTATGGTATGTGTTTTTGATGCAAACCTTGTGCTGCGTCTAGAGATATTTGTAACCTCTCCTCCCAGCTCAAGACATAAGATTTTTTCCCTTGAttaagaaacaaaccaaaaggtAAGTTTAGTTTCCTCTAGCCACgtaaaaaagcaaaagattAGTGAAcaaaactaagaagaagagatacTGACCTGACAAGTAATCTCCCAAGGTTCCATTAGCCATAAACTCATAGATTAGTGCCATCCTCTTGCCTTCGTGGCAGTATCCGATAAGAGCGGTTAGGTTCTTGTGATGAACTCTCAAGAGAAGTTCGACCTGATGATAAAAAAGTGGATGCATAATTTCCAATTACTCCAGAACTCattttataaacactaaacCTTTAAAAAGTATGTAAGAAACTGACCTCTGCTCTGAACTCTTTGTATCCTTGAGCCGATGATTCAGACAAAATCTTGACAGCGACTTGGTCATCATTTAAGACACCATGGTATACTTTTCCAAAACCTCCTTGGCCAAGAACTCTCTCAAAGTTGTTTGTAACTCTCACAACTTCTGAGTATTTGTAGTATCGCTTTGTTGTGTCTAATGGCCCAGTCCTAACACCACCAGAACCACCTGTAAAGATCACATGAGaagttttcttacaaaatagacttattagaaaattgaaaattatgatAGTTTCTTGATGTTTTTACCACTTCGATGTCTCTTCTTGTACAGCAAGAATAAAGCTATAGCTATCACAAGACCAAGCACTCCCACGACAGATGCTGCTAATGAAATGATGTATACACTCTTTATTGTCTTTCCATTTTGAATTTGACATGAGGCAGATACGCAGAGGTCTGGATTCCCACCAAGTCTTACGATCAAAATGCAGAAGACATTATGAAAAACCGAACTCTATAGGGCCTAAACTTATAGAATTGGTTCAAACAGATAAAGAGCATCTGCAAAAAATCTGAACCTACCTCAGGGTAAGCAATTTATTGTTTGATCTCTCCAGTAGTTTAACCGGAATAGCACCTGATAACTTGTTTCCTTCCAAGTTTCTGCAGACATGTATGtgaaatcaatatatatatatatattcttcaagTTATTGATCTATGTAATCTAATATTCCAATTAGTAAGACTTACAACTCTGTCAAATTATGAAGATTACCGAGGAAATCAGGTATTTTTCCTGTTAAACTGTTGTTTGATAAGTCCCTGTAATGAATATTTTGGTTGCATTAGTCAAGAATTCTGCAGCTCTGTGTACTAAAGATTCAGATCAAATCTAGAATACAGACAGTGTATGTAACAATGTAAGATTGGAGAACGCTGGATCAATCTCTCCAGTCAA
The Camelina sativa cultivar DH55 chromosome 15, Cs, whole genome shotgun sequence DNA segment above includes these coding regions:
- the LOC104747860 gene encoding putative leucine-rich repeat receptor-like protein kinase At2g19210; this translates as MAYYNLLPLISFATFFSVFVLLVVRAQDQSGFVSIDCGIPEDSSYNDETTDIKYVSDAAFVESGTIHSIDSKFQSTSLEKQFQNVRSFPEGKRNCYDVQPPRGKGFKYMIRTRFMYGNYDDLGKAPEFDLYLGVNHWDSVTIDNATMIVTKEIIYTLRSDHVHVCLVDKEKGTPFLSVLELRLLKTDTYVTPYDSLMLYRRWDLGALGDLPIRYKDDVYDRIWMPLRFSNHRVFSTNLTIDSNINNGFQPARVVMNSATTHLNASIDIILIWEPPVPEWKFYAYMHFSEVQEIPSNETREFALFYNDKTKLYDNFSPRFLYTDTLYTENPVTGPRHEFLFQRTAKSTLPPIINAIETYRVNEFLQSPTDQQDVDAIMIIKSKYGVKKSWLGDPCAPVSYPWKDINCSHVVNESPRIISVNLSSSGLTGEIDPAFSNLTLLHTLDLSNNSLTGKIPDFLGNLHNLTELNLEGNKLSGAIPVKLLERSNNKLLTLRLGGNPDLCVSASCQIQNGKTIKSVYIISLAASVVGVLGLVIAIALFLLYKKRHRSGGSGGVRTGPLDTTKRYYKYSEVVRVTNNFERVLGQGGFGKVYHGVLNDDQVAVKILSESSAQGYKEFRAEVELLLRVHHKNLTALIGYCHEGKRMALIYEFMANGTLGDYLSGKKSYVLSWEERLQISLDAAQGLEYLHNGCKPPIVQRDVKPANILINEKLQAKIADFGLSRSVALDGNNQDTTAVAGTIGYLDPEYHSTQKLSEKSDVYSFGVVLLEVVTGQPVIARSKATSENVHITDRVELLLSTGDIRGIMDPKLGERFDAGSAWKITEVAMACASSSSKNRPTMSQVVAELKESVSRARTGDGSAASSVTEPAMMSFDSGMFPRAR